In a genomic window of Muntiacus reevesi chromosome 1, mMunRee1.1, whole genome shotgun sequence:
- the LOC136159289 gene encoding apolipoprotein L2-like codes for MSSIDLLYCSESENVYQVVAEPSQDTENKLKLLTQNWERFVAKANLPREEAEALHEYLNRLKTNLSGKDSETLREDQLDRKKFLEEFPMMKQDLEEDTEKIHAFADKVDKVHKDCTISKVVAHSTGTVSGILSVLGLALAPLTMGATLPLLATGLALGIAAAVTNVSTSIVEQVNTSSVEIKTTQLLSHDRKRWKVIKDVLLKRRPQIISATKSLISALEYTEKQVQFIKVIKASPALAAKVKFFITKGKNIIHGGVQVRKSFGSVALAMTKEARITGIVMSGIGIVIDVGFLVKESIHLHRGAKAESAEKLRQQAQELESILELLTEIHENLQKGSVPPPPEECRDQGHLLGVSEAAC; via the exons ATGAGCTCAATAGACCTCTTGTACTGCTCAG agagtgaaaatgtttatCAAGTTGTCGCTGAGCCTTCCcaggacacagaaaataaactgaaGCTCCTAACCCAAAACTGGGAGAGATTTGTGGCTAAGGCCAATTTACCCAG ggaggaggcagaggcacTACATGAATATCTGAACAGGCTGAAAACAAACTTGAGTGGAAAGGACTCAGAGACACTCAGAGAAGACCAGCTGGACAGAAAGAAGTTTTTGGAGGAGTTTCCTATGATGAAACAGGACCTGGAGGAAGACACAGAAAAAATCCATGCTTTTGCGGACAAAGTTGACAAGGTACACAAGGACTGCACGATTTCCAAGGTGGTGGCCCACTCCACTGGCACTGTGTCTGGCATCCTCAGTGTCCTTGGCCTGGCTCTGGCACCTCTGACAATGGGGGCCACTCTGCCTCTCTTGGCCACTGGGTTAGCGCTGGGCATAGCGGCTGCTGTGACCAATGTGTCCACCAGCATCGTGGAACAAGTAAACACATCATCAGTGGAAATCAAAACCACTCAACTGCTGTCCCATGACCGGAAGAGATGGAAGGTAATCAAGGATGTACTCCttaaaaggagacctcaaattaTTTCTGCAACAAAGTCACTCATCAGTGCCCTAGAATACACTGAGAAGCAAGTCCAATTCATCAAGGTGATCAAAGCCAGCCCTGCCTTAGCAGCCAAAGTCAAGTTCTTCATAACCAAAGGGAAAAACATCATTCATGGCGGTGTTCAGGTGCGGAAAAGTTTTGGCAGCGTGGCTTTAGCAATGACAAAAGAAGCCCGTATCACTGGCATAGTCATGTCAGGTATCGGCATTGTGATAGATGTGGGCTTCCTGGTGAAAGAGTCAATACATTTACATCGTGGAGCAAAGGCAGAGTCAGCTGAAAAGCTGAGGCAGCAGGCCCAGGAGTTGGAAAGCATATTGGAGTTACTCACTGAGATCCATGAGAATCTGCAGAAGGGctcagttcccccacccccagaggagTGCAGGGACCAGGGACATTTGCTGGGTGTCTCAGAGGCAGCTTGTTAG